From a single Asticcacaulis sp. MM231 genomic region:
- a CDS encoding succinate dehydrogenase assembly factor 2 — MLYEKGQIGFPEFKAVTEKEMREARLKKLSFRAWRRGFKEADIILGNFADDRLPEMTPEELDIFEILLEVPDQDLYGWIIQRDPTPEDFRSVIMDQLNQYYKIAYTKI; from the coding sequence ATGCTTTATGAGAAGGGCCAGATTGGTTTTCCGGAGTTCAAAGCTGTGACAGAAAAAGAGATGCGTGAGGCGCGCCTGAAAAAGCTGTCCTTCCGGGCATGGCGTCGAGGCTTCAAGGAGGCCGATATCATCCTCGGAAACTTTGCCGATGATCGTCTGCCAGAGATGACACCTGAGGAACTGGATATTTTTGAAATCCTGCTCGAAGTGCCCGATCAGGACCTCTATGGCTGGATCATTCAGCGCGATCCGACCCCCGAAGACTTCCGCTCGGTGATCATGGATCAGCTCAATCAGTATTATAAAATCGCCTATACGAAGATCTAA